A single Amphiura filiformis chromosome 19, Afil_fr2py, whole genome shotgun sequence DNA region contains:
- the LOC140140515 gene encoding epithelial cell-transforming sequence 2 oncogene-like, with translation MTTRTKDVSRSVTSPSGSQNVMIASLKEPTFPTQRMTQSVKKTALIAPLPTEGYATRKVRTLHSQWTPVLNKSKNDQIFVERRDLIGHWFALWTDTQRKRFLDYILHHCKRSQLHYLQSWFNLRIPVKHADFTMYLPRFISVYIFSFLDPRSMSQAAMVCWHWRFLTEQDELWMPKCVRLGWLLPYVPQDKEYGAWKAHYIKCLRSLNVERHEQQDTYGLLGDGQKNKSKKKDRDDYVVKAKMLPWLDPDSTPTDLQRGYEAMAAFQNPNAPTLHGSAYYMQMSNVKRHQRSWTEPTRAFEYGLGSTGRKGQHRAQADDLNSTGGRSKLSLTASLDMETDHDPLASTLEPKVVSPLRKPVTRRKDLSGGGSHYKRHVMSNVTHNSVANHQKRVLLLSSRLPSVQLLLASVRSDVHAVLYDYDGATLEGIQEKLLETLDEQEVQSLGIFTSGIAEIELTPYTFTNVQTIDHPETKHFWETLCSHLASADSGGRVDVFIPLAATVYTFTNVQTLDRPETKHFWETLCSHLVSADSGGCVDVFVPLGATDSGSSMLWQLGRLTGMKFTSPLTTSASSNYAHILGEWQGHNKRDLNPVSEYFQLDRLEAWLAMADRVQEATIRCQEFLRPYFKQTQDQILADMLGELIFSALPTMHSQFEQVTPALMQALSALESQPDVEEPVNFLSRKLMEYSGAASNGGLENGLQDRASMKSRKENANIKQALSDSEGGISEEMEDGLDEDEVVPSVHLTKLSTSSSKSSAITMTTKRPMRKLALKVDYQLGGSGPDRRKAVAQQLVLSEESYYQQLRVIRDVYYKPLLAALNSNNAIISLHNLKMIFTDVNNLVPVSKQLLEELKNRLDQWGPQQCIGDCFVKFQGKLKTFTNFHNNYPNALGVLDKCHEQQPAFRGFLKTHDRSPNTHMKTLAELMLAPTRRIMDYSRLLVALQHWTPEEHADRQDLALTLDVFKQLRKFGDECKHRLEHEAELLTLQKRIKNCPSLLEANRYLITEQHLAQWEHTSNNNGPKGVYDHTQDLAAFLFNDALVITRRSLRHIPYTQRCETRFTYHSSVALNKLLATDIPDTKYLQNAFTLKTPKREWLCSTESYDNKVGFIALLEDAIQAASEDD, from the exons ATGACAACCAGAACAAAAGACGTTAGCAGATCAGTGACAAGTCCAAGTGGGTCACAGAATGTGATGATTGCTTCTTTAAAG GAACCCACCTTTCCTACCCAGCGTATGACACAATCCGTCAAGAAAACTGCCCTCATAGCACCATTACCTACCGAAGGTTATGCAACACGCAAAGTCCGAACTCTTCACAGCCAATGGACGCCAGTTCTGAACAAATCAAAGAACGATCAAATTTTTGTAGAAAGGCGGGATTTGATTGGGCATTGGTTTGCATTGTGGACCGACACTCAACGCAAGCGTTTCTTAGACTATATCCTCCATCATTGTAAACGATCACAGTTGCACTACCTACAGTCATGGTTCAACCTACGCATACCGGTCAAGCATGCCGATTTCACCATGTATCTGCCACGATTTATATCGGTGTATATATTTTCTTTCCTGGATCCAAGGAGCATGAGTCAAGCAGCCATGGTGTGTTGGCACTGGAGATTTCTAACAGAACAG GATGAATTATGGATGCCAAAGTGTGTGCGATTAGGGTGGTTGTTGCCTTACGTTCCACAAGACAAAGAGTATGGAGCCTGGAAAGCACATTATATCAAGTGCCTTAGATCACTCAATGTTGAGCGTCATGAACAACAG GATACCTATGGCCTATTAGGCGATGGCcagaaaaacaaatcaaagaagAAAGACAGAGATGATTATGTTGTGAAAGCAAAAA TGCTACCATGGTTAGACCCCGATTCCACCCCTACAGACTTACAGAGAGGATACGAAGCTATGGCAGCATTCCAAAATCCTAACGCACCAACCCTACATGGCTCCGCCTACTATATGCAAATGAGCAATGTGAAAAGACATCAGAGATCATGGACAGAGCCGACAAGAGCATTTGAGTATGGGCTTGGATCTACAGGACGGAAGGGTCAACATAGAGCACAG GCAGATGATCTGAATAGCACAGGAGGCAGATCCAAGCTGTCGCTAACAGCCAGTTTAGATATGGAGACAGACCATGACCCATTAGCAAGTACTCTAGAGCCAAAAGTGGTGTCTCCACTCAGAAAACCAGTCACAAGGCG gaaaGATTTATCAGGAGGAGGATCGCATTACAAGCGCCATGTCATGTCTAACGTAACTCATAACAGTGTCGCAAATCATCAGAAAAGGGTGCTGCTTTTATCTTCACGTCTTCCGTCTGTACAG CTGTTACTTGCATCAGTCAGGAGTGATGTTCATGCTGTGCTCTATGATTATGATGGTGCTACCTTAGAAGGAATACAAGAAAAACTTCTAGAAACACTTGATGAGCAGGAAGTTCA GAGCCTGGGCATTTTCACCAGTGGCATTGCAGAGATAGAACTCACACCCTATACATTCACCAATGTGCAGACAATAGATCACCCTGAAACCAAGCATTTCTGGGAGACTCTTTGTAGTCATCTAGCGTCAGCAGACTCAGGGGGCCGTGTTGATGTCTTTATCCCACTTGCTGCTACAG TATATACATTCACCAATGTACAAACATTGGATCGCCCTGAAACCAAGCATTTTTGGGAGACTCTTTGTAGTCATCTAGTGTCAGCAGACTCAGGGGGCTGTGTTGATGTCTTTGTCCCACTTGGTGCTACAG ACTCAGGTAGCAGTATGCTATGGCAGTTGGGTCGTCTTACTGGTATGAAATTTACATCACCGTTAACTACCTCAGCTTCGTCCAACTATGCACATA TTCTAGGAGAATGGCAGGGCCACAACAAGAGAGATCTTAACCCTGTATCAGAGTACTTCCAGCTTGATCGTCTTGAGGCATGGCTAGCTATGGCTGACAGAGTACAGGAGGCAACAATAAGATGCCAGGAATTCTTACGGCCATATTTCAAGCAGACGCAAGATCAGATATTGGCTGATATGTTAG gagAGCTCATCTTCAGTGCTTTACCCACAATGCATAGCCAATTTGAGCAAGTCACACCAGCTCTGATGCAAGCACTCTCTGCTTTGGAATCACAACCTGATGTG GAGGAGCCAGTCAACTTTTTAAGTAGAAAACTGATGGAATATTCAGGGGCAGCTAGTAATGGTGGACTTGAAAATGGTTTGCAGGACAGAGCATCTATGAAGAGTAGAAAAGAAAACGCTAATATCAAACAG GCTCTCTCTGACTCAGAAGGAGGCATATCAGAAGAAATGGAAGATGGACTAGATGAAGATGAAGTCGTACCCTCCGTGCATCTGACAAAATTGTCAACGTCATCAAGTAAATCATCAGCTATTACCATGACAACTAAGAGACCAATGAGGAAACTGGCATTAAAAGTTGACTATCAG TTAGGAGGTAGTGGACCAGATCGACGGAAAGCAGTCGCGCAACAACTTGTCCTATCGGAAGAGTCTTATTATCAGCAACTACGTGTTATCAGAGATGTGTACTACAAACCATTATTAGCTGCACTCAactctaacaatgctatcatcagtctACATAATCTAAAGATGATCTTCACGGATGTGAATAACTTGGTGCCTGTTAGCAA GCAACTCCTGGAAGAGCTGAAGAATAGACTAGACCAATGGGGACCACAGCAGTGTATCGGTGACTGCTTTGTCAAGTTCCAAGGAAAACTGAAAACTTTTACAAACTTTCACAACAACTACCCCAATGCCCTGGGTGTCCTAGACAAG TGTCATGAACAGCAGCCAGCATTTCGGGGATTTCTCAAGACCCACGACCGGTCACCTAATACACATATGAAGACGCTCGCTGAGCTCATGTTAGCACCTACCAGACGAATCATGGACTACAGCCGACTCTTGGTGGCGCTTCAGCATTGGACGCCAGAGGAACACGCTGATAGACAAGATTTGGCACTGACACTGGATGTGTTCAAACAGCTCAGGAAATTTGGTGATGAG TGCAAACACAGACTAGAGCATGAAGCAGAGCTACTGACTTTACAGAAAAGAATCAAGAACTGTCCATCACTTCTTGAAGCTAACCGTTATCTCATCACAGAGCAACACCTTGCGCAATGGGAGCATACCAGTAATAACAATGGACCAAAAGG TGTCTATGATCACACGCAAGACTTAGCTGCGTTCTTATTCAATGATGCCTTAGTGATAACCCGAAGAAGTCTGCGACATATCCCATACACTCAACGATGCGAGACAAGGTTTACATACCATTCATCTGTGGCACTGAACAAACTACTAGCTACTGATATACCAGACACTAAAT ATTTGCAGAATGCCTTCACACTGAAGACACCCAAGAGAGAGTGGCTATGCAGCACTGAAAGTTACGACAACAAAGTCGGTTTTATTGCGCTCCTCGAAGATGCCATACAAGCAGCAAGTGAAGATGACTGA